One region of Bosea sp. 29B genomic DNA includes:
- a CDS encoding methyltransferase — MNDLSRPAAPPPGPPLRLLQQIAAYRTSHCIRTAVELGIPAFLQEGPQTAGELAERIGGKAELLARLLGHLVNEEIIGRDEIGRYVALPTTRALVPGHPHSLAPWVRFELDPLHGRAWERLGEQIRGGTPAFELAHGSPFFSWLGQDEAAQERFDIQMRAIATALIGVAVRHIQFAAGETVIDVGGGDGSLLAELLGRNPGTSGVLYELPRATEALNPRFAELVQAGRARVQHGSFFDEIPTGGDAYVFSRILHDFDDAAAGRILANAKAATKGPERFVVVDIMVDPARAKPNETSQDLLMMVLMGGQERSAGEFSQLLADNGFETAAVTPTASPFHILEFRHPR, encoded by the coding sequence ATGAACGACCTGTCGCGCCCGGCCGCGCCACCGCCCGGCCCGCCTTTGCGCCTGCTCCAGCAGATCGCCGCCTATCGCACCTCCCATTGCATCCGCACCGCCGTCGAGCTCGGCATTCCCGCCTTCCTGCAGGAAGGGCCGCAGACCGCCGGCGAGCTCGCCGAACGCATCGGCGGCAAGGCCGAGCTGCTGGCAAGGCTGCTCGGCCATCTCGTCAATGAAGAGATCATCGGGCGCGATGAGATAGGCCGCTATGTCGCTCTGCCGACAACGCGCGCCCTCGTTCCTGGCCACCCTCATTCGCTGGCGCCCTGGGTTCGCTTCGAGCTCGATCCGCTGCACGGACGCGCCTGGGAGCGGCTCGGCGAGCAGATCCGAGGCGGCACGCCCGCCTTCGAGCTCGCCCATGGCAGCCCGTTCTTCAGCTGGCTCGGCCAGGACGAGGCAGCGCAGGAGCGCTTCGACATCCAGATGCGCGCGATCGCGACGGCGCTGATCGGCGTCGCGGTGCGCCACATCCAGTTCGCCGCCGGCGAGACGGTCATCGATGTCGGTGGCGGCGACGGTTCGCTGCTGGCCGAGTTGCTCGGCCGCAATCCCGGCACCAGCGGCGTGCTCTACGAATTGCCGCGGGCGACCGAGGCGCTGAACCCGCGCTTCGCCGAGCTGGTACAGGCCGGACGCGCCCGGGTGCAGCATGGCTCGTTCTTCGACGAGATCCCGACCGGTGGCGACGCCTATGTCTTCAGCCGGATCCTGCACGACTTCGACGACGCAGCCGCCGGCCGCATCCTCGCCAACGCGAAGGCCGCGACCAAGGGGCCTGAGCGTTTCGTCGTGGTCGACATCATGGTCGATCCCGCACGAGCTAAGCCAAACGAGACCTCGCAGGACCTGCTGATGATGGTGCTGATGGGCGGGCAGGAGCGCAGCGCCGGCGAGTTCTCGCAGTTGCTCGCCGATAACGGCTTCGAGACCGCCGCGGTGACGCCGACCGCCTCGCCCTTCCATATCCTCGAGTTCCGCCATCCGCGCTGA
- a CDS encoding IclR family transcriptional regulator, giving the protein MTISLSTKRSPTIQSVSIAARFLDILAKADGPLVLGEIARRARTGSSTAHRYMQSLVREGLAAQDDVTGHYDLGPVALSIGVRALRRIDAVEVAARTMKTLASAIAASCGVAIWTERGPTIVRWYRNTDFALSTVTLGDVLPVDNTACGFVFQAHLPKEAIAAARKLQPASFRGSRPPGEMLDAVRREGGAELNEHLFSLLTGKAAPVFNALGEIACVVTTVSFVKTAEAEGHREALFAAARAATRDSGGA; this is encoded by the coding sequence ATGACCATCAGCCTCAGCACCAAACGCTCGCCGACGATCCAATCGGTCTCGATCGCGGCCCGCTTTCTCGACATCCTGGCCAAGGCGGACGGGCCGTTGGTGCTGGGCGAGATCGCGCGACGAGCGCGCACCGGCTCGTCCACCGCCCATCGCTACATGCAGAGCCTGGTGCGGGAGGGGCTGGCGGCGCAGGACGACGTCACCGGCCACTACGATCTCGGCCCGGTCGCGCTCAGCATCGGGGTCCGCGCGCTCAGGCGCATCGACGCCGTCGAGGTCGCGGCGCGGACGATGAAGACGCTTGCATCCGCTATCGCCGCCAGTTGCGGCGTCGCGATCTGGACCGAGCGCGGCCCGACCATCGTGCGCTGGTACCGCAACACCGATTTCGCGCTGAGCACGGTGACGCTGGGCGACGTCCTGCCTGTCGACAACACCGCCTGCGGCTTCGTCTTCCAGGCGCATCTGCCGAAGGAGGCGATCGCCGCCGCGCGCAAGCTGCAACCAGCCTCTTTCCGCGGCAGCCGGCCGCCGGGCGAGATGCTCGATGCCGTCAGGCGCGAGGGAGGCGCGGAGCTGAATGAGCATCTGTTCTCGCTGCTGACCGGCAAGGCCGCGCCGGTCTTCAATGCGCTCGGCGAGATCGCCTGCGTCGTCACCACAGTCTCCTTCGTCAAGACGGCCGAGGCTGAGGGACATCGCGAGGCGCTGTTCGCCGCGGCACGGGCGGCGACGCGGGACTCGGGCGGCGCCTGA
- a CDS encoding isochorismate synthase, whose protein sequence is MLESLALKQNLNFKFGALFASNGRELLSSGIHEWISVPAHGGQDRGQGLHAAVEAAFERARRAGQANPILIGAIPFDVREPSCLYVPAAHEWREQAAPVQAAGEQLDVPDLLDQRSLPDEDGFKRAVEHAIVNFRHSDVRKAVLSVVRELRFAGSMDVGRLLASLRAQNSQGYLFRIPLPDEGELVGVSPELLIRKQGGRIVSNPLAGSAKRQPDPQADRAAAEQLERSQKDQYEHRLVIENIRSILAPLCAELDVPDAPSLMSTAAMWHLSTRIEGALNDPAMTALQLACVIHPTPAVCGFPTESAHKLIRYVEPFERGLFTGLVGWCDAQGNGEWAITIRCGIARRDTLRLFAGAGIVEASNPASEWEEVQAKLGTMLSACGLAA, encoded by the coding sequence ATGCTGGAAAGTTTAGCCTTGAAACAGAATCTTAATTTCAAATTTGGTGCTTTATTCGCATCGAATGGGCGAGAATTGTTGTCATCGGGAATCCATGAGTGGATCTCCGTGCCAGCCCATGGTGGCCAGGATCGCGGACAGGGTCTGCACGCGGCGGTTGAGGCGGCTTTCGAGCGGGCCAGGCGGGCAGGGCAGGCCAATCCGATCCTGATCGGCGCCATCCCCTTCGATGTGCGCGAGCCCTCCTGCCTCTATGTTCCGGCCGCCCATGAGTGGCGCGAGCAGGCCGCTCCGGTGCAGGCGGCAGGCGAGCAACTGGACGTTCCCGACCTGCTCGATCAGCGCAGCCTTCCGGACGAGGACGGCTTCAAGAGGGCTGTCGAGCACGCCATCGTCAATTTTCGCCATAGTGATGTCCGCAAGGCGGTGCTGTCGGTGGTCCGCGAACTGCGCTTCGCCGGGAGCATGGATGTCGGCCGGCTTCTCGCCAGCCTGCGTGCTCAGAACAGCCAAGGCTATCTGTTCAGGATTCCCCTGCCTGACGAGGGCGAGCTTGTCGGGGTCAGCCCGGAGTTGCTGATCCGCAAGCAGGGCGGCCGGATCGTCTCGAACCCGCTCGCCGGCTCGGCCAAGCGGCAACCCGATCCGCAGGCCGATCGCGCCGCGGCCGAGCAATTGGAGCGCTCGCAGAAGGACCAGTACGAGCACCGGCTGGTGATCGAGAACATCCGCTCGATCCTGGCGCCGCTCTGTGCTGAGCTCGACGTTCCCGACGCGCCGTCCCTGATGAGCACGGCGGCGATGTGGCATCTCTCGACGCGGATCGAGGGCGCGCTGAACGACCCGGCGATGACCGCGCTCCAGCTCGCCTGCGTCATCCATCCGACGCCGGCGGTCTGCGGCTTCCCGACCGAGAGCGCCCATAAGCTGATCCGCTATGTCGAGCCCTTCGAGCGCGGGTTGTTCACCGGTCTGGTCGGCTGGTGCGACGCGCAGGGCAATGGCGAATGGGCGATCACCATCCGCTGCGGCATCGCCCGGCGCGACACGCTGCGGCTCTTCGCCGGCGCGGGCATCGTCGAGGCCTCCAATCCCGCCTCCGAATGGGAGGAGGTGCAGGCCAAGCTCGGCACCATGCTCAGCGCCTGCGGCCTCGCCGCCTGA
- a CDS encoding NtaA/DmoA family FMN-dependent monooxygenase (This protein belongs to a clade of FMN-dependent monooxygenases, within a broader family of flavin-dependent oxidoreductases, the luciferase-like monooxygenase (LMM) family, some of whose members use coenzyme F420 rather than FMN.), producing MTMAKQLHIGLSLTPTWLKGRTADDPDAQPARDPVEFNLALARMAEQAKLDFVFKPDYLLLHPGAAGSGFVGLDPTLLLTALACQTDRIGLVTTVSTSFNPPFVVARQIQSLHWISKGRVGLNIVTSIEGAENFGDAPMPPPEVRYRKAAEFTEVMRKLWQSYPHEALTGTGPSAAIDHRGEFFSVKGPLNVPGHAAGPPPLFQAGASDVGRDFASSIADATFAAMPDREAGIELRGDLRRRAQGHGRNPDSVRVLPGLHFFLAATRAEAWALHARAHAHLTAGQRRKMVASVLGLDLGDLPPEARVTAQMLPPPDTPVRSRTHAELLRRFIEANEPTVAEVLARPEIVGSAHWVCVGTVDDVLAEITAWFEAGAIDGFIAIPGGSMQSLRLFMEELVPALAQRGLFRSDYEGTTLRQHLRIDAEQ from the coding sequence CTGACCATGGCAAAGCAGCTGCACATCGGACTGAGCCTGACGCCGACCTGGCTGAAAGGCAGGACGGCGGATGATCCGGACGCCCAGCCGGCCCGCGACCCCGTCGAATTCAACCTTGCACTGGCCCGGATGGCCGAACAGGCCAAGCTCGATTTCGTCTTCAAGCCCGACTATCTCCTGCTGCATCCCGGCGCCGCCGGCAGCGGCTTCGTCGGCCTCGACCCGACGCTGCTGCTGACCGCGCTCGCTTGCCAGACCGACAGGATCGGCCTCGTCACCACCGTCTCGACCAGCTTCAACCCGCCCTTCGTGGTGGCGCGCCAGATCCAGTCGCTGCACTGGATCAGCAAGGGGCGCGTCGGACTCAACATCGTCACCTCGATCGAGGGCGCGGAGAATTTCGGCGATGCGCCGATGCCTCCGCCGGAGGTCCGCTATCGCAAGGCCGCCGAGTTCACTGAGGTCATGCGCAAGCTCTGGCAGAGCTATCCGCATGAGGCATTGACGGGCACGGGGCCGAGTGCCGCAATCGACCACCGCGGCGAGTTCTTCAGCGTGAAAGGGCCGCTCAATGTGCCCGGCCACGCGGCGGGACCGCCGCCTTTGTTCCAGGCCGGCGCCTCCGATGTCGGGCGCGACTTCGCTTCCTCGATCGCCGACGCGACCTTCGCCGCCATGCCCGACCGCGAGGCCGGCATCGAGTTGCGCGGCGACCTGCGCCGGCGCGCGCAGGGACATGGCCGTAATCCGGACTCGGTGCGGGTACTGCCGGGCCTGCATTTCTTCCTCGCCGCGACGCGCGCGGAGGCCTGGGCACTGCATGCGCGGGCGCACGCCCATCTCACCGCCGGGCAGCGTCGCAAGATGGTGGCGTCCGTCCTCGGGCTCGACCTTGGCGACCTGCCGCCCGAGGCGCGGGTGACAGCCCAGATGCTGCCGCCGCCCGACACGCCGGTGCGCAGCCGCACTCATGCCGAACTGCTGCGCCGCTTCATCGAGGCGAACGAGCCGACGGTGGCGGAGGTGCTGGCGCGGCCGGAAATCGTCGGCTCGGCCCATTGGGTCTGCGTCGGGACCGTCGACGACGTCCTCGCCGAAATCACCGCCTGGTTCGAGGCCGGCGCGATCGACGGCTTCATCGCGATCCCCGGCGGCTCCATGCAGTCGCTACGCCTGTTCATGGAGGAGCTGGTGCCGGCGCTGGCGCAGAGAGGCCTGTTCCGCAGCGACTATGAAGGCACGACGCTGCGTCAGCATCTGCGGATCGACGCGGAGCAGTGA
- a CDS encoding isochorismatase: MAIPQITDYPMPAASVFPANRTQWRPDPKRSVLLIHDMQRYFLRFYDAKGQLLPQLISNLVRLRDWARANGVPVVYTAQPHEQPAGDRALLNDMWGPGLTVAAPDLQEVVAELTPGSEDIVLTKWRYSAFKRSDLLERMRSFGRNQLVIGGVYAHIGCMVTAVDAFMSDIQPFLVGDAVADFSEAEHLMALRYVATRCGALVSTESVAGVAERPQATREWLQARVLELVEDETELDPEENLIYYGLDSVQVMVLAGELKERGIIVGFDDLARVPTLNGWWSLIEQRRLAA, encoded by the coding sequence ATGGCCATTCCGCAGATCACCGACTATCCGATGCCGGCGGCGAGTGTCTTTCCGGCCAACCGCACACAATGGCGGCCCGATCCGAAGCGCTCCGTCCTGCTGATCCACGATATGCAGCGCTATTTCCTGCGCTTCTACGACGCGAAAGGCCAGTTGCTGCCGCAGCTGATCAGCAATCTCGTGCGCCTGCGCGACTGGGCGCGGGCCAATGGCGTGCCTGTGGTCTACACGGCCCAGCCGCATGAGCAGCCGGCCGGCGACCGGGCCCTGCTCAACGACATGTGGGGGCCGGGCCTCACCGTCGCCGCGCCTGATCTCCAAGAGGTCGTCGCCGAGCTGACGCCGGGGTCGGAGGACATCGTCCTGACCAAATGGCGCTACAGCGCCTTCAAGCGTTCCGATTTGCTGGAGCGGATGCGCTCATTCGGTCGCAACCAGCTCGTGATCGGCGGCGTCTACGCCCATATCGGCTGTATGGTGACGGCGGTCGACGCCTTCATGAGCGATATCCAGCCCTTCCTGGTCGGTGACGCCGTCGCCGATTTCTCCGAGGCCGAGCACCTGATGGCGCTGCGCTATGTCGCGACGCGCTGCGGCGCGCTGGTCTCGACCGAGAGCGTGGCGGGTGTGGCGGAGCGTCCGCAGGCGACGCGCGAATGGCTGCAGGCGCGCGTGCTTGAGCTGGTCGAGGACGAGACCGAGCTCGATCCCGAGGAGAACCTGATCTATTACGGCCTCGATTCCGTGCAGGTCATGGTCCTCGCCGGCGAGTTGAAGGAACGCGGCATCATCGTCGGCTTTGACGATCTCGCCCGCGTGCCGACGCTGAACGGCTGGTGGTCGCTGATCGAGCAGCGCCGCCTGGCGGCTTGA
- a CDS encoding TonB-dependent receptor produces the protein MSSKLVLMRSVSFVSLIAVAAAMPAFAQSNPAPTAGTIELDAITVTGEKVERDLKNTASSVSVITDKDIARANTGNATVSEILVGTPNVTYSDTVSAPIIRGLDTQGPLTGQNSFWGGTVPRATINVDGHYLSYNEFYFGATSPWDVKSIEVFRGPQTTSQGANAIAGAIIVNTKDPTFTREAGFLTEFGSYATRRAALMLSGPIIKDQLAGRITLDYSGRDTFIDYISPNFQTRYADQDFRNLNLRAKLLWRPSELPGFEAKLTYSRNESNRPSQEAASAPFDRLKHITTTMPSFKQNSNTGVLDLSYDFGNRLKLSNQTQFTDLSVSRKTGLLGNGDAYITQRNISNELRLNYGEQNDVLSGVAGIYYAHTKTDEILYLTGQSTFDDTKRNLGIFGEASYRLTDRWTFTGSLRFQQDQIEREGRTVFARQGVDFDKTFQAVLPKASIAYAVTPDWTVGAMVNRGYNPGGVSLNLTAGRWQPFQEETSWNYELFTRASLLNNRLNVGGNLFYTDFQNAQYFIPVVLSTGVVQSYAINAEKAHAYGLEVNADYRLLDNLTLKAGAGLLRTEIDKISANAGYKGNEFAKSPGYMVSFGASWDVTSKLNLTAQLRHTDGYYSDVANTRLYLIKPYTIADMRASYQITDNLQVYGYVKNIFDERKPTYMQQNRGIGGTEASMTEPRMFGAGIKGTF, from the coding sequence ATGTCGTCCAAGCTTGTCCTGATGCGCAGCGTGAGCTTCGTGTCGCTGATCGCCGTCGCGGCGGCGATGCCGGCCTTCGCGCAGAGCAATCCGGCCCCGACGGCCGGAACGATCGAGCTCGATGCGATCACGGTCACCGGCGAGAAGGTCGAGCGCGACCTGAAGAACACGGCATCGTCAGTCTCGGTCATCACCGACAAGGACATCGCCCGGGCGAACACCGGAAATGCAACCGTGTCCGAGATCCTCGTCGGCACGCCCAACGTGACCTATAGCGACACGGTCAGCGCTCCGATCATCCGCGGCCTGGACACGCAAGGCCCGCTGACAGGCCAGAACTCGTTCTGGGGCGGCACGGTGCCGCGCGCCACGATCAATGTCGACGGCCACTATCTCAGCTACAACGAGTTCTATTTCGGCGCGACCTCGCCCTGGGACGTCAAGAGCATCGAGGTCTTCCGCGGGCCGCAGACGACCTCGCAGGGCGCCAATGCCATCGCCGGCGCGATCATCGTCAACACAAAGGACCCGACTTTCACGCGCGAAGCGGGTTTCCTGACCGAATTCGGCAGCTATGCGACGCGGCGCGCGGCGCTGATGCTGTCGGGACCGATCATCAAGGACCAGCTCGCCGGGCGCATCACGCTCGACTATTCCGGCCGCGACACCTTCATCGACTACATCAGCCCGAACTTCCAGACGCGCTATGCCGACCAGGACTTCCGGAACCTGAACCTGCGGGCCAAGCTGCTCTGGCGCCCGAGTGAACTGCCCGGGTTCGAGGCGAAGCTCACCTATTCGCGCAATGAGAGCAATCGGCCGAGCCAGGAGGCGGCGTCGGCCCCGTTCGACCGGCTGAAGCACATCACCACGACGATGCCGAGCTTCAAGCAGAACAGCAACACCGGCGTCCTCGATCTCAGCTATGATTTCGGCAACCGCCTCAAGCTGTCCAACCAGACGCAGTTCACCGACCTCTCGGTGAGCCGGAAGACCGGCCTGCTTGGCAATGGCGACGCCTATATCACCCAGCGGAACATCTCGAACGAGCTCCGGCTGAACTATGGCGAGCAGAACGACGTCCTCAGTGGCGTCGCCGGCATCTACTATGCCCACACCAAGACGGACGAGATCCTCTATCTCACCGGCCAGTCGACCTTCGACGATACCAAGCGCAATCTCGGCATCTTCGGCGAGGCCAGCTATCGCCTGACCGATCGCTGGACCTTCACCGGCTCGCTCCGCTTCCAGCAGGACCAGATCGAGCGCGAAGGCCGTACCGTCTTCGCGCGGCAAGGCGTCGATTTCGACAAGACCTTCCAGGCCGTGCTGCCGAAGGCCTCGATCGCCTATGCGGTGACACCGGACTGGACCGTCGGCGCGATGGTCAACCGCGGTTACAACCCCGGCGGCGTCTCGCTCAACCTCACCGCCGGCCGCTGGCAGCCGTTCCAAGAGGAGACGTCGTGGAACTATGAGTTGTTCACCCGCGCCAGCCTGCTGAACAACCGGCTGAACGTCGGCGGCAACCTGTTCTACACCGACTTCCAGAATGCCCAGTACTTCATCCCGGTCGTGCTCTCGACGGGCGTGGTGCAGTCCTATGCGATCAATGCCGAGAAGGCCCATGCCTATGGGCTCGAGGTCAACGCCGATTATCGCCTGCTCGACAATCTGACGCTGAAGGCCGGCGCCGGCCTGCTGCGGACCGAGATCGACAAGATCTCCGCCAATGCCGGCTACAAGGGCAACGAATTCGCGAAGTCGCCGGGCTACATGGTGAGCTTCGGCGCGAGCTGGGACGTCACCAGCAAGCTCAATCTCACCGCCCAGCTCCGTCACACCGACGGCTACTATTCCGACGTCGCCAATACGCGTCTCTACCTGATCAAGCCCTATACGATCGCCGACATGCGCGCGAGCTATCAGATCACCGACAATCTGCAGGTCTATGGCTACGTCAAGAACATCTTCGACGAGCGCAAGCCGACCTATATGCAGCAGAACCGCGGCATCGGCGGCACCGAGGCGAGCATGACCGAGCCGCGCATGTTCGGCGCCGGCATCAAGGGCACGTTCTGA
- a CDS encoding 4'-phosphopantetheinyl transferase superfamily protein, whose amino-acid sequence MESRPELLHPWQGEPIDYRCVAIRFSREPGPADYGIVLPDRIARAAPRRRAEWLAGRCCASEALRLLTGQGTCPGMAPDRSPVWPEGTLGSISHSGDVAVAIAAHTGSCLGIGIDIERIMDGQAASEIAPEALTPWECRHLANDPFSITLAFSAKESLFKALHPLLRRPMSFRASELIAWDGRGTARLHLVEQLSPEFLAGREIEARFARLGDLLLTRVLVPA is encoded by the coding sequence ATGGAGAGCAGACCGGAGCTGCTCCATCCCTGGCAAGGCGAGCCCATCGACTATCGCTGCGTTGCGATACGGTTCTCGCGCGAGCCCGGTCCGGCAGACTACGGCATCGTCCTGCCGGATCGCATCGCGCGCGCCGCACCCCGGCGCCGCGCCGAATGGCTGGCGGGGCGGTGCTGCGCCAGCGAGGCCCTGCGGCTGCTGACCGGGCAGGGCACCTGTCCCGGCATGGCGCCCGACCGCTCACCGGTCTGGCCTGAAGGCACGCTCGGCTCGATCTCGCATAGCGGCGACGTGGCTGTCGCGATCGCTGCTCACACGGGCAGCTGTCTCGGCATCGGCATCGACATCGAGCGGATCATGGACGGGCAGGCGGCGAGCGAGATCGCGCCCGAGGCCTTGACGCCCTGGGAGTGCCGTCATCTCGCGAACGACCCGTTCTCGATCACGCTGGCCTTCTCGGCCAAGGAGAGCCTGTTCAAGGCGCTCCATCCGCTGCTGCGCCGGCCGATGTCCTTCCGCGCTTCCGAGCTGATCGCCTGGGATGGCCGGGGCACGGCGCGCCTGCACCTCGTGGAGCAACTGTCGCCGGAGTTCCTGGCCGGCCGCGAGATCGAAGCCCGCTTCGCACGCCTCGGCGATCTTCTGCTGACGCGCGTGCTGGTCCCGGCTTGA
- a CDS encoding (2,3-dihydroxybenzoyl)adenylate synthase, with protein MTIDFQRWPADFAARYRSRGYWLDQPLTRILDTQRQERPDAIAIICGDRQISYAELDRKASNLAHRLSEAGFGQGDTALVQLPNCAEFYIVFFALLKIGVAPVNALFSHRKLEMTSYAQQIEPRLVIGARAHELFADDVFTAELRTLSPRLSLVLLLGGNRAYNDLERWLASETSAAPAGSPSPADEVAFFQLSGGSTGTPKLIPRTHNDYDYSVRASAEICGLSPRTRFLCPLPAGHNFLLSSPGALGVFHAGGCVVLAASPEPFACFSLIEQHKVDMVALVPTAVALWLEAAGREKPRLDSLRLMQVGGASFAEALARQVPGVFGCALQQVFGMAEGLVNYTRFDDDDELVFTTQGRPISPDDEIKIVDEDGDPVPEGESGELATRGPYTFRGYYRAPEHSAKVFDAEGFYYSGDVVQRVRGGYLRVVGRVKDQINRGGEKVAAEEIENLLLRHPEVTHAALVAMQDALLGEKSCAFIVARDAALRGPVLRRHLLELGVAEYKLPDRVRFIETMPLTPVGKIDKKRLRAELV; from the coding sequence ATGACCATCGACTTCCAGCGTTGGCCGGCGGATTTCGCCGCGCGCTATCGTTCGCGCGGCTACTGGCTCGATCAGCCTTTGACCCGCATCCTCGACACGCAGCGGCAGGAGCGCCCCGACGCGATCGCGATCATCTGTGGCGACAGGCAGATCAGCTATGCCGAGCTCGACCGCAAAGCCTCGAACCTGGCGCACCGATTGAGCGAAGCCGGGTTCGGGCAGGGCGACACCGCGTTGGTGCAGCTGCCGAACTGTGCCGAATTCTACATCGTCTTCTTCGCGCTGCTGAAGATCGGCGTCGCCCCGGTCAATGCGCTCTTCAGCCACCGCAAATTGGAGATGACCTCCTATGCCCAGCAGATCGAGCCGCGGCTCGTGATCGGAGCCCGAGCGCACGAACTCTTTGCCGACGACGTTTTCACCGCCGAGCTCAGGACGCTCTCGCCGCGCCTGTCGCTGGTGCTGCTGCTCGGCGGCAACCGCGCCTATAACGACCTCGAACGCTGGCTGGCCTCGGAGACCAGCGCCGCACCGGCCGGCTCTCCATCGCCTGCCGACGAGGTCGCCTTCTTCCAGCTCTCCGGCGGCAGCACTGGCACGCCGAAGCTGATTCCGCGTACCCATAACGACTATGACTACAGCGTCCGGGCGAGCGCCGAGATCTGCGGACTCTCGCCGCGGACGCGTTTCCTCTGCCCGCTACCGGCCGGGCACAATTTCCTGCTGTCTTCGCCCGGCGCGCTCGGCGTCTTCCATGCCGGCGGCTGCGTTGTGCTGGCGGCGAGCCCCGAGCCGTTCGCCTGCTTTTCCCTGATCGAGCAGCACAAGGTCGACATGGTTGCGCTAGTGCCGACGGCAGTGGCGCTCTGGCTGGAGGCGGCGGGGAGAGAGAAGCCCCGGCTCGACTCGCTCAGGCTGATGCAGGTCGGCGGCGCCAGCTTCGCCGAGGCGCTGGCCCGGCAGGTGCCCGGGGTGTTCGGCTGCGCGCTGCAGCAGGTCTTCGGCATGGCCGAGGGGCTGGTGAACTACACCCGTTTCGACGATGACGACGAGCTCGTCTTCACCACGCAGGGGCGGCCGATCAGCCCCGACGACGAGATCAAGATCGTCGATGAGGATGGCGACCCCGTTCCGGAGGGAGAGAGCGGCGAGCTGGCGACGCGCGGTCCCTACACCTTCCGCGGCTATTACCGGGCGCCTGAGCACAGCGCCAAGGTCTTCGACGCGGAGGGGTTCTATTACTCCGGCGATGTCGTCCAGCGGGTCCGCGGCGGCTATCTGCGCGTGGTCGGCCGGGTCAAGGACCAGATCAATCGCGGCGGTGAGAAGGTTGCGGCCGAGGAAATCGAGAACCTCCTGCTGCGCCATCCCGAGGTGACGCATGCGGCGCTCGTCGCCATGCAGGACGCGCTGCTCGGCGAGAAGAGCTGTGCCTTCATCGTCGCCCGCGATGCGGCCCTGCGCGGGCCGGTTCTGAGGCGGCACCTGCTGGAGCTCGGCGTCGCCGAATACAAGCTGCCGGACCGCGTCCGCTTCATCGAGACGATGCCGCTCACCCCGGTCGGCAAGATCGACAAGAAGCGCCTGCGCGCCGAGCTCGTCTGA
- a CDS encoding ABC transporter ATP-binding protein, producing the protein MQPDSRLHADALTLCYEARTISTGLSVAIADGSFTVIVGPNACGKSTLLRALSRLLTPAAGQVILDGRQIGERSAKEVARRLGLLPQSAIAPDGITVADLVARGRYPHQSFLRQWSRADEAAVTAAMRATRVDALSTRPVDELSGGQRQRVWVAMVLAQETPILLLDEPTTFLDIAHQIELLDLLAELNVQGRTIVAVLHDLNQACRYASHLVAMKDGAIVAEGGPAGIVTAELIEEVFGLPCIVIPDPVAGTPLIVPRGQRRAAHSSDRSN; encoded by the coding sequence ATGCAGCCTGATTCTCGCCTCCACGCGGATGCGCTGACGCTCTGCTACGAGGCGCGCACGATCTCGACCGGCCTCTCGGTCGCGATCGCCGACGGCTCGTTCACCGTGATCGTCGGGCCCAATGCCTGCGGCAAGTCGACCCTGCTGCGGGCCCTGTCGCGCTTGCTTACGCCCGCTGCCGGCCAGGTGATCCTCGACGGCAGGCAGATCGGCGAGCGCTCGGCCAAGGAGGTCGCGCGGCGCCTCGGCCTGTTGCCGCAGAGCGCGATCGCCCCGGACGGCATCACCGTCGCCGACCTCGTCGCCCGCGGCCGCTATCCGCATCAGTCGTTCCTGCGGCAATGGTCGAGGGCAGATGAAGCCGCGGTCACGGCCGCGATGCGGGCGACGCGCGTCGACGCGCTTTCGACCCGCCCGGTCGACGAGCTCTCCGGCGGCCAGCGCCAGCGGGTCTGGGTCGCGATGGTGCTGGCGCAGGAGACGCCGATCCTGCTGCTCGACGAACCCACGACCTTCCTCGACATCGCCCACCAGATCGAGCTGCTCGACCTGCTCGCCGAGCTTAACGTGCAGGGGCGGACGATCGTCGCGGTGCTGCACGACCTCAACCAGGCCTGCCGCTACGCCTCGCACCTCGTCGCGATGAAGGACGGCGCGATTGTCGCCGAGGGCGGCCCGGCGGGCATCGTCACGGCCGAGCTGATCGAAGAGGTCTTCGGCCTGCCCTGCATCGTCATACCCGATCCGGTCGCGGGAACCCCGCTGATCGTACCCAGGGGACAAAGGCGGGCAGCGCACTCCAGCGACCGGTCGAACTGA